One segment of Primulina tabacum isolate GXHZ01 chromosome 6, ASM2559414v2, whole genome shotgun sequence DNA contains the following:
- the LOC142549989 gene encoding uncharacterized protein LOC142549989, with protein MSIVIRCLNDSKSFTKVEKYWVQFLDVDDTSGLGLFMHLKNALVNLELDIDDIRSQGYDNGSNMKGRHKGVQKRLLEMNPRAFYTPCGCHSLNLALCDMANCCPKAMSFFGVIQRIYTLFSSSTKRWEIFKDHVKGLTVKPLSQTRWESHVESVKPIKEQIAQIRDALYDLANDSEDPKTKSEAESLALYELENFEFLLGVVIWYKLLHAINTVSNFL; from the coding sequence ATGTCCATTGTCATACGATGTTTAAATGATTCAAAAAGTTTCACAAAAGTAGAAAAATATTGGGTGCAATTTTTAGATGTTGATGATACTTCGGGACTTGGGCTTTTTATGCATCTTAAAAATGCTTTAGTCAATCTTGAGCTTGATATTGATGATATTAGAAGTCAAGGATATGATAATGGATCTAATATGAAAGGTAGGCATAAAGGTGTACAAAAAAGGTTACTTGAAATGAATCCCAGAGCTTTTTATACTCCTTGTGGTTGTCATAGTCTCAATTTAGCTTTGTGTGATATGGCGAATTGTTGTCCTAAAGCTATGTCATTTTTTGGAGTAATACAACGGATATATACATTGTTCTCCTCTTCTACCAAGCGGTGGGAGATTTTTAAAGATCACGTGAAGGGTTTGACAGTTAAGCCATTGTCACAAACACGATGGGAAagtcatgttgagagtgttaaACCTATAAAGGAGCAAATTGCACAAATAAGAGATGCTTTGTATGACTTGGCAAATGATAGTGAAGATCCCAAAACGAAGAGTGAAGCTGAGTCCTTAGCGTTATATGAACTTGAGAATTTTGAATTCTTGCTTGGTGTGGTAATTTGGTACAAGTTGTTGCATGCTATCAACACTGTGAGCAACTTTCTTTAA
- the LOC142549990 gene encoding uncharacterized protein LOC142549990 — translation MIQSQAGDINKYFVSNKNIVAEVEDTVDNSISREQDNELDENEIDTKKVIESVDVDVSNDHEKDEEFVQYENLNQETWSDDPAKWDNIDQKVRNFLVERGPNRDVINVFPKDSANRHFNVSHYKIILPNGEESNRRWLLYSVSCNKIFCFCCKLFKKQVTNTGYGQLANEGYNDWHNLSRCLANHEGSKEHMKCMPNWLELERRLKTNKVIDAVVQVQINKEREHWKQVLQRIIAVVQRLAKNNLAFRGSCEKLYVENNGLFLQMIEMIAEFDPVMKEHL, via the coding sequence ATGATTCAAAGTCAAGCTGGAGATATCAACAAGTACTTTGTTTCAAACAAAAACATAGTTGCTGAGGTTGAAGACACGGTTGATAATTCAATTAGCAGAGAACAAGATAATGAAttggatgagaatgagattgatacTAAAAAAGTCATTGAGTCTGTCGATGTGGATGTATCCAATGATCATGAGAAAGATGAAGAGTTTGTTCAATATGAGAACTTGAATCAGGAAACTTGGTCTGATGATCCGGCAAAGTGGGACAACATTGATCAAAAAGTTAGAAATTTTCTAGTAGAAAGAGGTCCGAATAGAGATGTCATAAATGTGTTTCCTAAAGATAGCGCTAACAGGCATTTCAATGTGTCACATTATAAGATAATTTTGCCAAACGGGGAGGAAAGTAATAGAAGATGGCTATTATATTCAGTTTCTTGTAACAAGATTTTTTGTTTTTGCTGTAAGTTATTCAAGAAGCAAGTAACCAATACTGGATATGGTCAGTTAGCTAATGAAGGATACAATGATTGGCATAATTTGAGTAGATGTCTTGCAAATCATGAAGGGAGTAAGGAGCATATGAAGTGTATGCCGAATTGGCTTGAATTggaaagaagattgaagacaaATAAAGTGATTGATGCAGTAGTACAAGTACAAATTAATAAAGAAAGAGAGCATTGGAAACAAGTGTTACAGAGGATAATCGCAGTTGTTCAACGATTGGCGAAAAATAACTTAGCATTTCGAGGAAGTTGTGAAAAACTTTATGTTGAAAACAATGGTTTGTTTCTACAAATGATTGAAATGATTGCAGAGTTTGATCCAGTAATGAAAGAGCACCTCTGA